The Allorhodopirellula heiligendammensis genome includes a window with the following:
- the epmA gene encoding EF-P lysine aminoacylase EpmA, protein MPANSDAAPDTVTLNSKSRPSGPGFVDFFGQLDLRDRLLRLLRKYFHENGFREVQPPCLSRDCVVDAYLDPIVIPGTELGMPQSTSESTPPQYYLQTSAESAMKRLLAQGAPSIFAISPVFRRGEVGVRHNVEFTMLEWYEVGGDATSAIELLGNLAALIFETSRFDTVSYRDAFTEHLSIDPIEAPIEQVSKLVGGIDAELAISIGSDRDSLLDVLLSHFVEPQLGKAVPTILTRYPVTQAALARPCEDDPRFAHRFELFYRGIELANGYDELLDADELVRRYQLNNEIRCQTGRQPLAVDTTLVAAMRRGLPACSGVAVGVDRLQMLLSGARSIDEVIPLPITIA, encoded by the coding sequence ATGCCTGCCAACTCCGATGCTGCCCCGGATACCGTCACATTGAATTCGAAATCGCGACCGAGCGGCCCTGGTTTTGTCGATTTTTTTGGACAGTTGGACTTGCGTGATCGACTTCTCCGGTTGCTTCGCAAGTACTTTCACGAAAATGGGTTCCGCGAGGTCCAGCCACCTTGCCTCAGCCGCGACTGCGTGGTCGACGCCTATCTCGATCCCATTGTCATTCCCGGCACAGAGCTGGGGATGCCACAGTCGACTTCGGAGAGCACCCCGCCTCAGTACTACTTGCAGACCTCTGCGGAGTCTGCGATGAAACGGCTGTTGGCCCAAGGTGCGCCCTCCATTTTCGCCATCTCCCCAGTCTTTCGGCGTGGGGAGGTTGGCGTTCGGCACAACGTCGAATTCACCATGCTCGAATGGTACGAGGTTGGCGGTGACGCCACCTCGGCCATCGAACTCCTCGGAAATCTCGCCGCCCTCATCTTTGAGACGTCCCGTTTTGACACCGTCAGTTACCGGGACGCGTTTACCGAACATCTGAGCATTGATCCCATTGAGGCCCCCATCGAGCAGGTTTCGAAACTCGTCGGAGGGATCGACGCGGAGCTCGCGATATCAATTGGTTCGGACCGCGACTCGCTGCTCGATGTCCTGTTGTCACATTTCGTCGAACCGCAACTCGGTAAAGCGGTGCCCACGATCTTAACCCGATATCCGGTGACGCAGGCTGCTCTGGCGAGGCCCTGCGAAGATGACCCGCGATTCGCGCATCGGTTTGAACTGTTCTATCGCGGCATTGAATTAGCCAACGGGTATGACGAGTTACTCGACGCCGACGAACTGGTCCGGCGTTATCAGCTCAACAACGAAATACGGTGTCAAACGGGACGGCAACCGCTGGCCGTGGACACGACCCTCGTCGCGGCGATGCGGCGCGGATTGCCGGCCTGCAGTGGTGTTGCGGTCGGAGTCGATCGACTGCAGATGCTACTCAGCGGGGCTCGCTCGATTGACGAGGTCATCCCGCTGCCGATCACGATTGCGTGA
- a CDS encoding divalent metal cation transporter — protein MASAPESNPQGPTGPVKDPLTGGPAEISDKVRADRELLRQAQADGTTWRAYVKLSGPGWLQSAITLGGGSLAGSLFLGVLGGTSMLWLQLVAIVLGVVMLSAISYVTLSTGRRPFEAINSEINPALGWGWVIATVMANMIFCMPQFSLCYDALDKNLSSIGGGEGLGGAATTKWTVTIALLLAAGSIVMLNLRGGKAAKLFDVFLKGLIGLIVICFFGVAILLLAKGEISISNMLAGMIPDFTQFVRPAGDLRELISGLAPDAQTYWLGTLMPTQRSVMISAIATAVGINMTFLLPYSMLARGWDKTFRGLARFDLATGMAIPFVLVTSCVVIAAASSFHNKIDAKLASTNLAEMQESPLFPKVEGDLLKRVDATLGAAAESTDQETKLNMVAALPEAEKRLAAALVKRDAFELSKTLAPLLGQENAKLVFGLGVFGMGFSTIIILMLINGYAFREISGRPNSEGMFILGVAVAGLTGASWVALWTDDSLRFWLAIFASTFAVMLLPIAYFTFFLMMNSDRILGSDRPTGSSRLVWNVLMGLATAGATAAAFTSLMEKYHDPNPLSFRIVATIWVVYGIAVVLGFWWQKQSHSASPDERAA, from the coding sequence ATGGCGTCCGCTCCTGAATCCAACCCACAAGGTCCGACTGGCCCAGTAAAAGACCCCTTAACGGGAGGGCCAGCAGAAATCAGTGACAAGGTTCGCGCGGATCGGGAACTGCTTCGACAGGCCCAAGCCGACGGCACGACCTGGCGAGCATACGTCAAGCTGTCGGGGCCGGGATGGCTGCAAAGCGCGATCACGTTGGGAGGCGGATCGCTCGCCGGATCGCTCTTTTTGGGCGTACTCGGCGGGACGAGTATGCTGTGGCTGCAGCTCGTTGCAATTGTATTGGGCGTGGTGATGTTGTCGGCTATCAGTTACGTGACCTTGTCGACCGGGCGGCGTCCCTTTGAAGCCATTAATTCGGAAATCAATCCCGCACTGGGCTGGGGGTGGGTCATCGCCACGGTGATGGCCAACATGATTTTTTGCATGCCGCAGTTCAGCCTGTGCTATGACGCGCTCGACAAAAACCTGTCGTCGATCGGCGGCGGGGAAGGACTCGGCGGCGCAGCGACCACAAAGTGGACAGTCACGATCGCATTGCTGTTAGCAGCCGGCAGCATCGTGATGCTGAACCTCCGCGGTGGGAAGGCAGCCAAGTTGTTCGATGTATTTCTGAAGGGACTGATCGGATTAATCGTGATCTGTTTCTTCGGCGTCGCGATCCTGCTGTTGGCCAAGGGTGAGATCAGCATCAGTAATATGCTTGCTGGCATGATCCCCGACTTCACCCAATTCGTTCGTCCCGCGGGAGACTTGCGGGAACTGATCTCCGGATTGGCACCCGACGCCCAAACCTACTGGCTCGGTACATTGATGCCCACGCAGCGAAGCGTGATGATCTCGGCGATCGCCACTGCGGTTGGCATCAACATGACGTTCCTTTTGCCGTATTCAATGTTGGCCCGCGGCTGGGACAAGACGTTCCGCGGCTTGGCAAGATTCGATTTGGCCACCGGCATGGCGATTCCCTTTGTGCTTGTGACGAGTTGCGTCGTGATCGCGGCTGCTTCGTCTTTTCATAACAAGATCGACGCGAAGCTTGCGTCCACCAATCTCGCTGAGATGCAAGAGTCACCTCTATTCCCCAAGGTCGAAGGCGACCTGTTAAAGCGAGTGGATGCAACGCTCGGTGCGGCAGCCGAATCGACGGACCAAGAAACCAAATTAAATATGGTTGCCGCTTTGCCCGAAGCTGAAAAACGTTTGGCGGCAGCACTCGTCAAACGCGACGCATTTGAATTGTCTAAAACTCTGGCCCCCTTGCTAGGTCAAGAAAATGCCAAGTTGGTCTTCGGGCTGGGTGTATTCGGGATGGGATTCTCAACCATCATTATCTTGATGCTAATCAACGGTTACGCATTTCGTGAAATTTCTGGCCGCCCCAACAGCGAGGGCATGTTCATTCTCGGAGTGGCGGTCGCCGGTTTGACTGGAGCGAGTTGGGTCGCCCTCTGGACCGACGATAGCCTGCGATTCTGGTTGGCCATCTTTGCCAGCACCTTCGCGGTGATGTTGTTGCCAATCGCATACTTCACCTTCTTCCTGATGATGAATAGCGATCGCATTCTTGGGTCTGACCGCCCGACCGGTTCGAGCCGGTTGGTCTGGAACGTCCTGATGGGATTGGCGACCGCCGGTGCAACTGCGGCAGCGTTCACTTCGTTGATGGAGAAATACCACGATCCCAATCCCCTGTCGTTTCGGATCGTCGCCACCATTTGGGTCGTCTACGGCATCGCTGTGGTACTCGGGTTCTGGTGGCAAAAACAAAGCCACTCCGCCAGCCCCGACGAGCGGGCGGCGTAG
- a CDS encoding glycerophosphodiester phosphodiesterase — MTPFRCRINIRKLDMTTCLAVLAACLLVGLASEDSHVNAANPVVAASPGVAAGSPAELAAAARDVERISAHRGASLDRPENTIAAFERAIEAGATAIEIDVRTSRDGKLVIMHDARVDRTTDGTGRVNDLTWAELSKLDAGSWFGADYASERVPSLDHALQFCRGRIDIHLDLKELGPAYVDRVTASVQAHGDPTSTIAAVRTVEQARQLKQRVPEIKTLMFLRQLEQIDMALAAKVDYLRPQLDWLAESPELLGKLREGGAKIHLDATTGTPKAVLPLLGYRPESLLCDDPEQLRKTLTQLQAAD; from the coding sequence ATGACGCCGTTTCGATGCCGCATCAACATTCGTAAACTGGACATGACTACGTGCCTTGCCGTGCTCGCGGCATGCCTGTTGGTCGGGCTGGCAAGTGAAGATTCGCATGTGAACGCCGCCAATCCGGTGGTCGCTGCCTCCCCAGGAGTCGCAGCTGGAAGCCCAGCAGAATTAGCCGCGGCCGCGCGGGATGTCGAGCGCATCTCAGCTCATCGTGGCGCGAGTCTGGATCGGCCGGAGAACACCATCGCGGCATTTGAAAGAGCGATTGAAGCGGGAGCTACCGCGATCGAGATCGACGTACGCACCTCGCGCGATGGCAAGTTAGTGATCATGCATGACGCGAGGGTGGACCGCACCACCGATGGCACCGGGCGGGTGAACGATCTGACCTGGGCCGAGCTATCGAAACTGGACGCGGGGAGCTGGTTTGGTGCCGACTATGCATCTGAGCGGGTCCCCTCGCTTGATCACGCACTGCAGTTCTGCCGTGGCCGCATCGACATCCATCTGGACCTGAAGGAACTAGGGCCGGCGTATGTAGACCGGGTCACTGCGTCTGTGCAAGCCCACGGTGATCCTACTAGCACCATCGCCGCCGTCCGCACCGTAGAACAAGCACGGCAGCTGAAGCAGCGTGTGCCGGAAATAAAAACGCTGATGTTTCTTCGCCAGCTGGAACAGATCGATATGGCTCTGGCCGCAAAAGTGGACTACTTGCGGCCGCAACTCGACTGGCTTGCAGAGTCCCCCGAGCTACTGGGAAAGCTCCGGGAAGGCGGTGCCAAAATCCACCTTGATGCGACCACGGGGACGCCGAAAGCTGTGCTGCCTCTACTGGGGTATCGCCCCGAATCTTTGCTATGCGATGATCCTGAACAATTGCGCAAGACACTCACTCAGTTGCAGGCTGCTGATTGA